GGTCTTACCGGACGAGCCGGTGATCCCGACGACGGTGACGTCGAGCCGGTCCAGCACGGCACGGGCCAACCGGGCCATCGCGGCCAGCGGGTCGGCCACCACGATGACGGGCACGCCGAGAAGCGGGCGGGTGCCGAGCACCGCGGCCGCACCGGCGGCCAGCGCGGCGGGCGCGAAGTCGTGCCCGTCGGCCTTCTCCCCCGCGAAGGCGACGAACAGCCCGCCCGGGCCCACCTTGCGCGAGTCGAACTCGACGGTGCCGGTCACCCGCGCCTGCGGGTCGGCCCCGTGCAGCTCACCCGCGACCGCCTCAGCGATCTCGGCCAGGGTCAGCGGGATCATCGGACCTCCTCCTGCGGTACGCCGCCGAATCGCGCGGTCAGCGCGGCGGCCAGCTCGATCCGGTCGTCGAAGGGGTGGATCTGGCCCTGGATCTCCTGGCCGGTCTCGTGGCCCTTGCCGAGCAGCGCGATCACGTCGCCCGCGGCGGCCCGCGCGACGGCCTCGGCGATGGCGGCCCGGCGGCCCGCGATCTCGACCACCTCGGCGGGGGCGCCGGCCGTGCCCGCGAGCACCCCCTGCCGGACCAGCGCCGGGTCCTCGGTGCGCGGGTTGTCGTCGGTGACGATGAGCAGGTCGGCGCCGTGCGCACCGGCCGCGCCCATGTGCGGGCGCTTGCCGGTGTCGCGGTCGCCGCCCGCGCCGAGCAGGGCGATCAGCTGCCCGCCGCGCGCGTCGGCCAGCTGCCGCAGCGCGAGCAGCGCCGCCTCGATCGCGCCGACCTTGTGCGCGTAGTCGACGACGCCGATCACCGGGCCGGGCGCGGGCACCCGCTCCAGGCGGCCGGGCACCCCCGGGCAGGCCGCGACGCCCGCGGCGGCCACGGCCGCGTCCACCCCGACCGCGGTCAGGCAGGCCAGGGCCAGCAGCGCGTTGGCGACGTTGTGCAGGCCGGGCAGGCGCACGCCCGCGGCGACCCGGCCCACCGGGCCGACGGCGGTGAAGCGCTGCCCGAAGTCCTCCTCGGCGACGCCCTCGGCATGCCAGGTGGCGGACGGGTCGCCCGCGGCCGAGTAGGTCACCGTGGCCGGGCGCAGCAGCGGCTTGAGCGCCGGGTCGTCGAGGTTGAGCACCTCCACCGCGCAGCGGCCGTCGAACAGCCGCGCCTTGGCCTGGAAGTAGTCGTCGGAGTCGGTGTGGAAGTCCAGGTGGTCGGAGCCGAAGTTGGTCCAGCCGCCGACCGCGAAGCGCACCCCGCCGACCCGGCCCATGACCAGCGCGTGGCTGGACACCTCCATCACCACCGCGGTGACGCCCCGCTCGCGGGCCAGCGCGAGCATCGCGTGCAGGTCGGTCGCCTCGGGGGTGGTGCGCACGCTGTTCACGACGAGGTCGCCCAGCCGCGTCTCCACCGTGCCGATGAGCCCGGTGACGTGACCCGCGGCGCGCAGGCCCGACTCGACCAGGTACGCCGTGGAGGTCTTGCCGGCGGTGCCGGTCAGCCCGATCACGGTCATCCCGGACGTGGGCGAGCCGTAGACCGCGTCGGCGACCGGCCCCAGCGCCTCCCTGGCGTCCGCGACGACGAGGACCGGCACCCCGGCCTCCCGCGCGGGCGCGACGCCCGGGTGGGCCGCTCCGGCCGCGTCGGTGAGCACGGCGACCGCGCCGCCCGCCAGCGCCTGGGCGGTGAACTCGGCGCCGTGGCGGCGGGCGCCCGGCAGGGCCGCGTACAGGTCGCCGGGCCGCGCCTGGTCTCCGGCGTGCGTCACCCCGGTGACCGTGGTCCCGGCCGGCGCCTGGGCCCCCACGAGGGCGGCGAGCGTGGCGAGGTCGACCGGCGTCACGCGGGCGGGCCGCAGCGGCGCGGAGGTGGAGCTGTGATTCCCGGGCACGGCGCTAGACCTTACCCGCTGGGCCATGACGTGCCGCACACCTGTGCCCGCTGTGTCTGACTTCTAACGACATTGATCAGTAATGCGTCACGAACTCGGGCGACTTGACGGTGCTCGGCAGCACCTTGAAGTGCCGCAGCGTGAACGCCATCGTGTCGCGGAACGCCGGGCCCGCCACCCTGCCGCCCGCGCCGACGCCCGGCGTCTTGACGAAGACCGCGATGACGTAGCGCGGGTCCTCCGCCGGGGCCATGCCGATGAACGAGCCGACCTCGCCCTTGACGTACTTGCCGTCGACCACCTGGGAGCCGGTACCGGTCTTGCCCGCGATGCGGTAGCCGGGCAGCGCCGCGCTGTGGCCGGTGGCCTGGTCGGCGCTGGTGACCGCCTCCATGATCTCGCGCAGCGCGGCCGCGTTCTCCGGGCTGATGACGCGGTGCGACTTCGGCGGGGCGGGCTCGGTGACCTTGCCGTCCGGCGCGATCGTCTTCCGGATCAGGTGCGGCTGCACCCACACCCCGTCGTTGGCGATCGCCGCGTACGCCGCGGCCATCTGCAGCGGGGTCACCGCCATCTCGTGGCCGATCGGGATGGAGCCGTACGACGTGCCGCTCCAGTCCTCCGGCGCCTGGAGCATGCCGGCCGACTCGCCGGGCACCCCGATGCCGGTGGGCTGGCCGAGGCCGAACAGCTTCTGGTACTCGTACAGCTTCGCCGCGCCCAGCTTGTCGGCGATCTTGATGGTGGCCACGTTCGAGGAGAACGCCATCAGGCCCGGCAGCGTGATCTTCGTGCCCTCGGGCAGCTGGTGGCTGTCCCAGTAGGTCTGCGTGCCCTTCTTGATGCTCGGGCCGACCTTGACCGTGGAATCCGGCTCGACGACGCCCTCCTCCAGCGCCGCCGACAGCACGATCGCCTTGTGCACCGAGCCCGGGTCGACCACCATCGAGCTGGCGTTGTCGGCCAGCTGCTCCGGCTTGGCGTCGAACGGGTCGGCCGCGTTGAACGTCGGGTAGCTGGCCTGGGCGATCAGCTCGCCGGTGCGGGCGTCCAGCACCACCGCCGCGCCCCAGATCGCCTTCACCTTCTGCATGTTCTCGAACAGGATCTTCTGCGTCTGGTACTGCACGTCCCAGTCGATGGTGAGCATCAGCGAGCTGCCCGGCTGGGCCGGCGTCTCCTTGCGGTAGCCGCCCGGGATCGGCTTGGCCAGCTGGCCGTTGCCGGTCTCGTACACCAGCTCGCCGTTGCGGCCGCGCAGCACGTCGTCGAAGCGGGCCTCGATGCCGGTCAGGCCGTTCATGTCGGTGCCGGTGAAGCCGATCAGGTTGGCGGCTAGATCCTGGCCGGGCAGGTCGCGACGCTCGTCGCGGTCGACGATGATGCCGTCCAGCTTCAGTGCCCGGACGGTGTTCGCGGTCTGCACGTCGAGGCCGCGCAGCAGCCAGCGGAAGCGGATCTTCGCGCCGCTGACCTCCTGCCGGCCCTTCTGCAGCAGCGGCTCCAGCTCCGAGGGCGCCTTGCCCAGCAGCGGGGCCAGCGCCACGGCGGTGCCCCGGACGTCGGTGACCAGCTCCGGATCCACCCCGACGAAGCGCGCCTCCACGCTCTTGACCAGCACGGCGCCGTCGCGGTCGTAGATCGCGCCGCGCGGCGCGGGCAGGCCCACCTCGTCGAGGCGCTCCTTGAGCCCCGCCGCGGCGAACGCGGGCGCGTCGGTCAGCTGGAACTGCACCAGCCGGATCCCGATCACCGCGAACAGGATCAGCGACAGGGCGGTGGCCAGGCGCAGGCGGCGGCGCGGCTCGCCCATCTTCGGCGGCTCCGGCGGGGGCGCGCTGGGGCGCCCGCGGCGCTGGTCCAGCCGGCCCCGGCCGGGCGGCAGCCGGTCGCCGCGGCGCGGGTCACGCGCGGCTGTCCGCGTACGCTCGCCGAAAGCCGGTCGGCCCACCCCGGGACGCCCGCGGCCCGCGGCGCCCGCCCCGGCGCGACGCCGTGGCGGCTCCGGCGCGAAGTCCTCCTCGTAGTCGTCCTCGTCGCGGCGCGGCCGCTGCCGTGGCGCGCCCGTCACCCGGCCCAGGCGCTGCGGCGGACGGCCCTCCTCGGCCCGGCCGCCGCGCACCATGCGCAGCTCCGCCCGGCGCCGCTGCAGCTCCGCCTCGGCCTGCGGGTCCGGCGCCTCGTCCGGGGCGGTCCGGCCGCGCGAGCGGCCGTCGTGCTCGGCCGGCAACCCGTCACGCGTGGTCCGGCCCCGCGGCGTGAAGGCGCGCGCGTCACCGATGCCGCTGCGGCGCCCCCGCCGCTCGGCCGGCTCGTCAGTGTCGCGTCGCGCCATGGTCTCCCCTTGGTCCGGCCGGCCCGGCGCGCCGACGCCGCGGCCCGCCGTGTCCGCTTTTCATGCGAACGGGCTCCGGCGCGGTCCCTCGCGAGGACCGTGCCGGAGCCCACTGCTCACTGGCTGGTGATGCTCGGCTTGCCGGTGGCCGGCTGCGGCACCCCGATGATCTTGCCGTCGGGCAGCCGGATGAAGGCGGGCGCACCCGCCGGCACCAGGCCGAGCCGCTTGGCGGCCGCATCCAGGTGACCCGGCGACTCCGCCTGCGCGATCTCCTGGCTGATCTGCTGCTCGCGCAGGTCGAGCTGCTGCTGCTGCTTCTTCATCTCGGTCAGCTGCATACCGCCCTCGGCGATCTTGGTGTTGAGCACCAGGATGCCGAGCACGCCGGCCACCACGACCAGCACGATGAGCAGCACGAACGGCGTTCGCGGCGCCGCCACCGGCATCGGCGGCGCCAGCCGCAGCCGGGGACGCCGCGCCTCCTGCGGCGTCGCGGCCTCCGGCTGCACCGCGAGCGCGGCACTGCCCACCGTCCGGTAGCGGCCCGAACGGCTCTCACTGCCCACCGTCGCCTGCTGCGTCACGGCCCGACCCCCCGGTCGCGACGCCTCCTGCGACGGCGTAGTGCTGCGGCGCGATGCCCGCAGCGGTGTCACGTTCATCCCTACCCCCTTTGCTCGCAGCTTCGGCGGTCCCCCGGTCAGGGACCCTGTTTCTGTTCGATCAGCTGTGCGGCCCGCAGCCGCACCGACGCCGCCCGCGGGTTGCGGGCGACCTCCTCCTCTGACGGAAGCTCTGCCCCACCCCGAGTGAGCAGCCGCAGAGTCGGCCCGGTGCCCGGCAGCTCGACCGGCAGGTCCACCGGTCCGGTGCTGCGGGCGCGGGCCGCGAAGGCCTGCTTGGTGATCTTGTCCTCGAGGGAGTGGTACGACAGCACCACCACCCGCCCGCCGGGCGTCAGCACGTCGATCGCGGCCGGCAGCGCACGTTCCCACGTGGACAGTTCACCGTTTACCTCGATACGCAGTGCCTGAAACGTCCTTTTGGCCGGATGTCCCCCGGTCCGCCGGGCGGGCGCCGGGATCGAGTCCCGCACCAGCTCGGCCAGCAGCGCCGACGACGTGATGGGCGCCTTGGCACGCTCGCGCACGATCGCCGCCGCGATCCTGGACGCGAACCGCTCCTCCCCGTAGACCCGCAGCACGCGGGACAGCTCCTGGGCGGAGTAACCGTTGACGATGTCCTGGGCCGTGGTGCCCGAGGTCTGGTCCATGCGCATGTCGAGCGGGGCGTCCTGGGCGTAGGCGAACCCGCGGTCCGCCTCGTCCAGCTGCAGCGAGGAGACGCCGAGATCGAACAGGATCCCGTCCACCTTCTCGATGCCCAGCTTCGGCAGCACCTGCGGCAGCTCGTCGTAGACCGCGTGCACCAGGTGCACCCGGTCGCCGAACCGCTCCAGCCGCCGGCCGGAGTGCGCCAGCGCCTCGGTGTCGCGGTCCAGACCCACCAGGATCGTCTCCGGGTGCGCCGTCAGCACGGCTTCGGCGTGACCGCCGAGCCCGAGCGTGCCGTCGACGTACACCGTGCGGCCGGTCGGCGGGTGGCCGGGCCGGTCCAGGGCGGGGGCCAGCAACTCCAGGCATCGATCGAGCAGAACCGGCACGTGCTTGCCGCGCGGCTCCACCATCTCGACCCCCCTGTGTTTCGCTGTGCCTCGTCGTACCGCCAGATCCCCAACCGCTTCCCCGTTCCCGCCCTCGTCGCGGCCGAGGGTGAGAGCGATGCGCCTGGCGTCGGGGAAGTGACGCCAGGTGCCGGAGCGGGTGGAGATCTCGCGGTACGACTTCCGAGCCCGGCGTGCCGTTCGCGCGCGTGCCGGACCCCCGTCCTCACAGACCGCCGGGCAGCACCCCCTCCTCGATGTCGGCGAACTCGTCCTCGTTCGCCTCGAGGTAGGTGTCCCAGGCCGTCTTGTCCCAGACCTCGACCCGGGTGCTGGCTCCGATGACCACGAGATCCCGCTCGAGTCCCGCGTACTCCCGCAGGTGGCCGGGGATGGTGACCCGGCCCTGCTTGTCAGGGATCTCGTCGTGGGCACTGGCGAAGAACACCCGGCTGTAGGCACGGGCGGCCTTGTGCGTCATCGGCGCCTCGGCCAGCTGGCCCGCGATGCGCTGGAACTCCGGCGTCGGAAAGACGTAGAGGCAGCGCTCCTGCCCTTTGGTGATCACGACACCTCCTGCCAGCTCGTCCCGGAACCGAGCGGGCAGGATCAGCCGGCCCTTGTCGTCGAGCTTCGGAGTATGGGTGCCCAGAAACATCGGCCCCCACCCCCTCCAACACCGACACGGGCGTCTGCTCGCTTCGCGGACGAGCCGACGACCGTAGCCCCCGGGGCCGGCGGACCCCCAGGCCCGCCATTGCGCCCCACTTTACTCCACTTCCCTCCACGGTCAATGCGGATTCAGCCTTCCGGGTGCGGTTGCGCTCCACATAGGCGCAGCTCATGGCCGTAAACGACGAGTGGAGGGCGGCGCGCCGCGTTACCAAGGTCATCTTTTTGACACCCGATTCCGGCGCAGCAAAAGGCACCCTCCGTCGCCACACAATCACCCGGAGGTGGTAAATGCGGTGACAGAGGGTGCCTGTCAGCTGTCTTTCAGTTTCCTACCTATTGACACCCGCGAGTGCGCTTTATCGATGATCGCGGTTTCGTGTCCAGATGTGCGGTCAGAGCGCAGGTTTGGACACGAAACAGCGATCATGACGCGGTACGCCACGGCGTGCCGCCCGCGATGCTGCGGGCCGGAGTCGCGGTCAGTCTTCCGTGGCGGTGTCGGTGTCGGTGTCGTCCTCGTCCGTCGTGGCGGCAGGGATCTCGGCGATGTCGTCGGTGGTGGAGTCGTCGCCTGACGGGCGGCGCTGGTCGCGGCGGGACGGGCCTTCGCTGCCGGCGGCGGCGCTGGCCGAGGTCTTGTCCGAGCTGGGAGCGGGTTTGGCGGCGGGGGCGCCGAGCAGGCTGATCGCGGCGATACCCGCGCCCAGGCCCAGGAGCAACCGGGCGGGCCGCCGCTCAGGGAGTTCGAGCACAGCATTTCCTTCCGGGGTCACCGGTGTGCGTACCACCGGCATGCTGCCAAGCCGATGCAAGGCCGCCAGATGGTTTTACCCCTTCAGGCCCGATTCGCGCAATACGCAGGGATAACACGGAGTGCGCCAGTGGTTCACGCCACAAGCCGGGCGCCCGGCCGGAGTCAGGTAGCCTCTCCGGCGTGACGGAGAAGAAGCTGCCGCTGCGCGCCTCACTGGCGGCGTCGGTCTCACGGACCGCCGCGGCGTTGTCGCGCGCGACCGGCCGGGGCGACGGTTCGGTCATCGGCGGGAAGATCGGCATGATGATCGACCCGGACCTGCTCGCCCACCTGGCGGAGGGCCGCCGCATAGCGCTGGTCTCCGGCACCAACGGCAAGACCACCACCACCCGGTTCACGGCAGCGGCGGTCGGCGTGCTCGGCGACGTCGCCACCAACTCGTTCGGCGCGAACATGCCCACCGGGCACACCTCCGCGCTGGCCCGCGCCGGCGCGACGCCGTACGCCGTGCTGGAGGTCGACGAGCACTACCTCGCGCAGGTGCTCAAGGCGACCCATCCGCTGGTGGTGGCGCTGCTCAACCTGTCCCGCGACCAGCTCGACCGGGCCAAGGAGGTGGCGATGATGGCGCAGCTGTGGCGCGACGCCCTCGCCGCCCACCCGGACGTGCACGTCGTCGCCAACGCCGACGACCCGATGGTGGTGTACGCGGCCGCCGCGCACGCCGCAGCCGCGGGCACCGGCGGCGTCACCTGGTTCTCGGCCGGCCAGCGCTGGCGCGAGGACGCCCACGTCTGCCCCGCCTGCGGCGCGCACATCGAGCGCGACGAGGCGGACGAGGACGCCTGGCGCTGCGCCAACGGCGACCTGACCCGGCCCGCGCCGCAGTGGACCGTCGACGAGAACGCCGTGGTCGACCCCGACGGCATCCGCCACGAGGTCAAGCTCCAGCTCCCCGGCAAGGTCAACGTCGGCAACGCGGCGACCGCGCTGGCCGTGGCCCACCACTTCGGGGTCTCCCCCGCCGACGCCGCGCCCAAGCTCGGCGAGGTGGCCAGCGTCGCCGGCCGCTACGCCCAGGTCGACCGCGACGGGCGCAACATCCGCCTGCTGCTGGCCAAGAACCCGGCCAGCTGGCTGGAGGCGTTCGACATGGCCGAGCAGCAGCCCACGCTGCTGTCGATCAACGCGCGAGACCCCGACGGCTTCGACACCAGCTGGCTGTTCGACGTCGACTTCGCCCCGCTGCGCGGCCGCCAGGTGCTCATCACCGGCGACCGGGCCTTCGACCTCGCCGTCCGGCTCCAGGTCAACGACGTGCCCTTCACCCACGTGAAGACATTCGAGGAGGCGGTCGCGGCGGTGCCGCCGGGCCGGCTGGAAGTGATCGCGAACTACACCGCGTTCCAGGACATCCGAGCGGAGTTGGATCGAGTTGTCTAGCGCACTCCAGATCGTCTGGGTCTACCCGGACCTGCTGTCCACGTACGGCGACCGCGGCAACATGCTGATCCTGGCGCACCGCGCCAAGGCGCGCGGCATCCCGGTGGAGACCGTCGAGGTCCGCTCCGACCAGGCCCTGCCCGAGGGTGACATCTACCTCATCGGCGGCGGCGAGGACGGCCCCCAGGCGCTGGCCGCACAGCGGCTCAACGCCGACCGCGGCCTGCACCGCGCCGTGGACCGCCGCGCCGTCGTGTTCGCCGTCTGCGCCGGCTACCAGCTGCTCGGCAACAGCTTCTTCGCCAAGGGCGCCAAGTGCGACGGCCTCGGCCTGGTCGACCTGCACTCCGACCGCGGCGAGACCCGCGCCGTCGGCGAGCTGGCCGGCGACATCGACCCGGAGCTGGGCCTGCCCATGCTGACCGGCTTCGAGAACCACGGCGGGCGCACCCACCTCGGCCCCGGCGTCAAGCCGCTGGCCCGGGTCCGCGCCGGCATCGGCAACGACGGTGTCGGCGAGGGCGTGTGGGCGGGCACCGTCATCGGGACGTACTCGCACGGCCCCGCGCTGTCGCGCAACCCCGCCCTGGCCGACCTGCTGCTGCGCTGGGCCACCGGCGAGGAGAACCTGGCCGCCGCCGACGACACC
The Catellatospora sp. IY07-71 DNA segment above includes these coding regions:
- a CDS encoding UDP-N-acetylmuramoyl-L-alanyl-D-glutamate--2,6-diaminopimelate ligase, coding for MRHVMAQRVRSSAVPGNHSSTSAPLRPARVTPVDLATLAALVGAQAPAGTTVTGVTHAGDQARPGDLYAALPGARRHGAEFTAQALAGGAVAVLTDAAGAAHPGVAPAREAGVPVLVVADAREALGPVADAVYGSPTSGMTVIGLTGTAGKTSTAYLVESGLRAAGHVTGLIGTVETRLGDLVVNSVRTTPEATDLHAMLALARERGVTAVVMEVSSHALVMGRVGGVRFAVGGWTNFGSDHLDFHTDSDDYFQAKARLFDGRCAVEVLNLDDPALKPLLRPATVTYSAAGDPSATWHAEGVAEEDFGQRFTAVGPVGRVAAGVRLPGLHNVANALLALACLTAVGVDAAVAAAGVAACPGVPGRLERVPAPGPVIGVVDYAHKVGAIEAALLALRQLADARGGQLIALLGAGGDRDTGKRPHMGAAGAHGADLLIVTDDNPRTEDPALVRQGVLAGTAGAPAEVVEIAGRRAAIAEAVARAAAGDVIALLGKGHETGQEIQGQIHPFDDRIELAAALTARFGGVPQEEVR
- a CDS encoding penicillin-binding protein 2, translating into MARRDTDEPAERRGRRSGIGDARAFTPRGRTTRDGLPAEHDGRSRGRTAPDEAPDPQAEAELQRRRAELRMVRGGRAEEGRPPQRLGRVTGAPRQRPRRDEDDYEEDFAPEPPRRRAGAGAAGRGRPGVGRPAFGERTRTAARDPRRGDRLPPGRGRLDQRRGRPSAPPPEPPKMGEPRRRLRLATALSLILFAVIGIRLVQFQLTDAPAFAAAGLKERLDEVGLPAPRGAIYDRDGAVLVKSVEARFVGVDPELVTDVRGTAVALAPLLGKAPSELEPLLQKGRQEVSGAKIRFRWLLRGLDVQTANTVRALKLDGIIVDRDERRDLPGQDLAANLIGFTGTDMNGLTGIEARFDDVLRGRNGELVYETGNGQLAKPIPGGYRKETPAQPGSSLMLTIDWDVQYQTQKILFENMQKVKAIWGAAVVLDARTGELIAQASYPTFNAADPFDAKPEQLADNASSMVVDPGSVHKAIVLSAALEEGVVEPDSTVKVGPSIKKGTQTYWDSHQLPEGTKITLPGLMAFSSNVATIKIADKLGAAKLYEYQKLFGLGQPTGIGVPGESAGMLQAPEDWSGTSYGSIPIGHEMAVTPLQMAAAYAAIANDGVWVQPHLIRKTIAPDGKVTEPAPPKSHRVISPENAAALREIMEAVTSADQATGHSAALPGYRIAGKTGTGSQVVDGKYVKGEVGSFIGMAPAEDPRYVIAVFVKTPGVGAGGRVAGPAFRDTMAFTLRHFKVLPSTVKSPEFVTHY
- the rsmH gene encoding 16S rRNA (cytosine(1402)-N(4))-methyltransferase RsmH encodes the protein MVEPRGKHVPVLLDRCLELLAPALDRPGHPPTGRTVYVDGTLGLGGHAEAVLTAHPETILVGLDRDTEALAHSGRRLERFGDRVHLVHAVYDELPQVLPKLGIEKVDGILFDLGVSSLQLDEADRGFAYAQDAPLDMRMDQTSGTTAQDIVNGYSAQELSRVLRVYGEERFASRIAAAIVRERAKAPITSSALLAELVRDSIPAPARRTGGHPAKRTFQALRIEVNGELSTWERALPAAIDVLTPGGRVVVLSYHSLEDKITKQAFAARARSTGPVDLPVELPGTGPTLRLLTRGGAELPSEEEVARNPRAASVRLRAAQLIEQKQGP
- the mraZ gene encoding division/cell wall cluster transcriptional repressor MraZ gives rise to the protein MFLGTHTPKLDDKGRLILPARFRDELAGGVVITKGQERCLYVFPTPEFQRIAGQLAEAPMTHKAARAYSRVFFASAHDEIPDKQGRVTIPGHLREYAGLERDLVVIGASTRVEVWDKTAWDTYLEANEDEFADIEEGVLPGGL
- a CDS encoding MurT ligase domain-containing protein, translating into MPLRASLAASVSRTAAALSRATGRGDGSVIGGKIGMMIDPDLLAHLAEGRRIALVSGTNGKTTTTRFTAAAVGVLGDVATNSFGANMPTGHTSALARAGATPYAVLEVDEHYLAQVLKATHPLVVALLNLSRDQLDRAKEVAMMAQLWRDALAAHPDVHVVANADDPMVVYAAAAHAAAAGTGGVTWFSAGQRWREDAHVCPACGAHIERDEADEDAWRCANGDLTRPAPQWTVDENAVVDPDGIRHEVKLQLPGKVNVGNAATALAVAHHFGVSPADAAPKLGEVASVAGRYAQVDRDGRNIRLLLAKNPASWLEAFDMAEQQPTLLSINARDPDGFDTSWLFDVDFAPLRGRQVLITGDRAFDLAVRLQVNDVPFTHVKTFEEAVAAVPPGRLEVIANYTAFQDIRAELDRVV
- a CDS encoding type 1 glutamine amidotransferase, with protein sequence MSSALQIVWVYPDLLSTYGDRGNMLILAHRAKARGIPVETVEVRSDQALPEGDIYLIGGGEDGPQALAAQRLNADRGLHRAVDRRAVVFAVCAGYQLLGNSFFAKGAKCDGLGLVDLHSDRGETRAVGELAGDIDPELGLPMLTGFENHGGRTHLGPGVKPLARVRAGIGNDGVGEGVWAGTVIGTYSHGPALSRNPALADLLLRWATGEENLAAADDTWHTRLRSERLGAVGLV